A genome region from Lytechinus pictus isolate F3 Inbred chromosome 16, Lp3.0, whole genome shotgun sequence includes the following:
- the LOC129279248 gene encoding uncharacterized protein LOC129279248, protein MAANDSSPVRIFAWVVPRTISTALSKCLSNIEGMEIWFELFTYAQVVRQEYENKTGNQMPMEYEGNEDTAREAAELFMARLQGSRLVPERVVFGNLMKEFQASNSKYIFAKEGYLAFPDKRSRQYIPPGFKHVFLIRDPVAVFTSYRKNSYRELTRTGVRTGDPEDEEAFDIEYDDTILNAGEFFSGTAECFRYVRENLDPNPIVINSDDLLANPAEVLKKFCHLTGLPYSDSLLQWDASKDVTKTWKTAGNESILNHIFYETAVTSGRFLPPKTAIPSDKLPPDVRRLAHQSMPYFEEMNKYKI, encoded by the exons ATGGCAGCTAATGACAGTTCCCCGGTTCGAATCTTCGCTTGGGTCGTCCCAAGAACCATATCCACGGCCCTCAGCAAGTGTTTGAGTAACATAGAAGGAATGGAAATTTGGTTTGAACTTTTCACATACGCCCAGGTCGTAAGGCAGGAGTACGAGAACAAGACTGGAAATCAAATGCCTATGGAGTACGAAGGTAATGAAGACACGGCACGAGAAGCCGCTGAACTCTTCATGGCGCGTTTACAAGGATCGAGACTCGTCCCAGAAAGAGTGGT ATTTGGTAACCTGATGAAAGAGTTTCAGGCATCCAATAGCAAGTATATCTTTGCGAAGGAAGGGTATCTCGCTTTCCCCGACAAGCGATCACGTCAGTACATACCACCTGGATTCAAGCATGTTTTTCTCATACGGGATCCTGTAGCTGTGTTCACCTCCTACAGGAAAAATTCCTATCGAGAGTTGACGAGAACCGGCGTGAGAACGGGTGATCCCGAAGACGAGGAGGCGTTCGACATCGAATACGACGACACGATCTTGAATGCGGGCGAATTCTTCAGCGGAACCGCGGAATGTTTTCGGTACGTCCGTGAAAACTTGGATCCCAACCCGATCGTCATCAACTCTGATGATCTGTTGGCCAACCCTGCTGAGGTGCTGAAGAAGTTCTGTCACCTGACCGGTCTTCCCTACAGTGATTCCCTTCTCCAATGGGATGCCTCTAAAGACGTCACCAAGACATGGAAGACAGCTGGCAATGAATCCATCCTGAACCATATCTTCTATGAAACGGCAGTCACATCCGGGAGGTTTCTTCCACCAAAAACAGCAATTCCCTCAGACAAGCTACCACCAGATGTCAGAAGGCTAGCACACCAGTCCATGCCATACTttgaagaaatgaataaatacaaaatataa